The Candidatus Nanosynbacter lyticus genome window below encodes:
- a CDS encoding PEGA domain-containing protein, with translation MYRKQKRGLELARRTLIYTIMVLTVCILAFILIFHTLGYQLNLKTQTVEQRALVQYDSRPQGARVFVDGTELGKTHIKGMLPEGQHQFSMRLDGYDEWRKVVEVKAGTLTWLSYARLVPSERVVSSVKEFSSLASVRFSPNWRFMLGVMQATDAPKIVWGDLRDSDKPKFNEVTLDTSVVAGYGGQSTAHALKIVEWDSGNRYAILKHTYVVEGQGEKVQWLKVDRENKTVVDIAKVIGLELREVRFLGESGNELYILQSSGELRRADLNAATISAPLISHVQSFSVYGTDYITYVGTNGTSKLQLAGIWRKDWTEPVVVRRQTEAEASTPLMIKFSRYDNKDVLVVGVGSTVTLHTGAALDGSSSSAAKLLSRVKSITVGEQLAELDLSGTGRFVLMRTGAGFMSYDIERQSMSHDTALPTGTVLDWLDDYHVWSVEGGKLVMREFDGANQSTMLEASEGFDASLSHDGDWLYAFRRADNGTVTMSRLRMTIKR, from the coding sequence ATGTATCGAAAACAAAAGCGTGGTCTAGAACTTGCTCGGAGGACACTGATTTATACCATTATGGTGCTGACGGTGTGTATATTGGCGTTCATTTTGATTTTTCATACGCTTGGCTATCAGCTGAATCTTAAGACGCAGACGGTTGAGCAGCGGGCGCTGGTGCAGTATGATTCGCGGCCGCAAGGCGCACGGGTGTTTGTCGATGGCACGGAGCTTGGCAAGACACATATTAAAGGCATGCTTCCTGAGGGGCAGCATCAATTTTCCATGCGCCTGGACGGCTATGACGAGTGGCGCAAGGTCGTCGAGGTTAAGGCCGGGACACTGACCTGGCTATCATATGCGCGGCTGGTACCGAGTGAGCGGGTGGTGAGTTCGGTCAAGGAATTTTCGTCGCTGGCCTCAGTGCGATTTTCGCCAAATTGGCGGTTCATGCTGGGTGTGATGCAAGCGACCGATGCGCCGAAGATCGTCTGGGGCGATTTGCGCGATTCGGATAAGCCAAAGTTTAATGAGGTGACATTGGATACGTCGGTGGTGGCGGGTTACGGCGGTCAGTCAACAGCGCATGCACTCAAGATTGTTGAGTGGGATTCGGGCAACCGCTACGCCATTCTCAAACACACCTATGTGGTCGAAGGCCAAGGCGAAAAAGTCCAGTGGCTGAAAGTCGACCGCGAGAATAAAACAGTCGTTGATATCGCGAAAGTGATTGGGCTGGAGCTACGAGAAGTGCGCTTCCTCGGTGAGAGCGGCAACGAACTATACATACTACAGTCGAGCGGCGAACTGCGGCGAGCGGACCTGAACGCAGCAACGATTTCTGCGCCGCTGATCAGTCATGTGCAATCGTTCTCGGTGTATGGTACGGATTATATCACCTACGTTGGGACGAATGGCACGAGCAAGTTGCAGCTGGCGGGCATTTGGCGCAAGGACTGGACTGAGCCAGTGGTCGTGCGGCGACAGACTGAGGCGGAGGCCTCGACGCCGTTGATGATCAAGTTCTCGCGCTATGATAATAAAGACGTGCTGGTGGTTGGCGTTGGTTCAACAGTGACGCTGCACACCGGCGCGGCGCTGGACGGGTCGAGCTCGTCGGCAGCAAAGCTACTCAGCCGCGTCAAGTCTATTACCGTCGGCGAGCAATTAGCTGAGCTTGATCTGAGCGGCACTGGGCGGTTTGTCTTGATGCGAACGGGGGCTGGTTTTATGAGTTATGATATTGAACGGCAGTCGATGTCGCACGATACGGCGCTGCCGACGGGGACGGTGCTTGACTGGCTGGATGATTATCACGTGTGGAGTGTTGAGGGTGGCAAGCTGGTGATGCGCGAGTTCGACGGCGCTAATCAGTCAACGATGCTCGAGGCCAGCGAAGGGTTTGATGCGTCACTGTCGCACGACGGCGACTGGTTGTATGCTTTCCGTCGAGCCGATAACGGCACGGTGACGATGTCGCGGCTGCGAATGACGATCAAGCGCTAA
- a CDS encoding DUF4367 domain-containing protein, which produces MNKQIIHKTVHKTAGQKSTTLSRRHVAAPSHAKRRLASRLDITRDTSVPMSVHVNKFAPSVPSVQLQPTKRDRPAEPHPTMVRAQARAAQQPHQTTRTATRRSPATSHHHSTRIVKPNQAPTKQHPATLAPKPAAVLKHEAITEALQRATTPPKAPRRAKKPKSRMGRWLQVASVGLAIMLIGGYFTYLGMPNISTRIAAIQSGINAKYPGYRPSGYALSGPITFKSGEVRMKFAYADGGQSYTITQQKSSLNSAALKETLTADGGDVQTTTAGGLTIYSTDRTASWINGGVLYQITLGGALSSEQVTKIATSL; this is translated from the coding sequence ATGAACAAACAAATCATCCATAAAACCGTCCACAAAACTGCCGGCCAAAAATCAACGACACTCAGTCGCCGCCATGTCGCCGCGCCGTCACATGCCAAGCGTCGCCTGGCCAGTCGCCTCGACATCACGCGCGACACCTCCGTCCCGATGAGTGTTCATGTCAATAAATTTGCGCCGAGCGTGCCGAGTGTCCAGCTGCAACCAACCAAGCGTGACCGTCCTGCCGAACCGCACCCGACCATGGTGCGCGCTCAAGCTCGCGCTGCCCAACAGCCTCATCAGACCACCCGAACTGCAACTCGCCGCAGTCCAGCCACATCACACCATCACTCGACTCGTATCGTTAAACCAAACCAAGCTCCAACCAAGCAGCATCCTGCGACCCTCGCGCCCAAGCCAGCTGCCGTTCTCAAGCATGAAGCCATCACCGAAGCCCTGCAGCGCGCTACCACCCCGCCAAAAGCACCGCGCCGCGCCAAAAAACCAAAGAGTCGCATGGGTCGCTGGTTGCAAGTCGCCTCCGTCGGCTTGGCTATCATGCTAATCGGCGGTTATTTCACGTATCTCGGTATGCCCAATATCTCCACCCGCATCGCCGCCATCCAATCTGGTATCAACGCCAAATACCCCGGCTACCGCCCAAGTGGCTATGCGCTGAGTGGCCCAATTACCTTCAAGAGCGGGGAAGTCCGCATGAAATTTGCCTACGCTGACGGCGGCCAATCCTACACCATCACCCAGCAAAAAAGCTCACTCAACTCCGCCGCCCTCAAAGAGACTCTGACCGCTGACGGCGGCGACGTCCAAACTACCACCGCCGGCGGTCTGACTATTTACAGCACCGACCGGACGGCCAGCTGGATCAATGGCGGCGTCCTCTACCAAATCACCCTCGGCGGGGCATTGTCAAGCGAGCAAGTCACCAAAATCGCCACTAGTTTATAA
- a CDS encoding sortase: MNPHDDQFGRRVGAPISSQPRPLTPPPRDYSGSQAAAANVIRDQINAIYGGRGTESTPHTTPVVQPRPIEQPHPEPTERTTVTPPPRTPSPHALNTAPPAAQPTQPIAALSPAHPAHITESPQPQPANKSTDKPTAAPPTTQPQPTAPAKTPTHQPQITADQWKQYHSSWQKYYQMYYERYYASHLDQKQQEFDRLVKSARDANTAAAPAMTDMLSAQSPIKRLRAQIQQTVRDKAKKVTKSRHFIPALAGVLVLLAFVFLQYNRVLFGIAAAYTTPGNVDPQNIIVNPASNAAVGPDPRLIIPKLNVDVPVIYGVNAADHNAQMKAMEKGAAHFAIAGANAVPGQVGNAVFSAHSSNDAFAAGDYKFVFAQNEKLVKDDIIYMHYQGKRYTYAVTKKEVVLPNEVSRIQIQTDKPMLTLISCVPLGTAEKRLLVFAEQISPDPSGATKSTEPVTTRSAAIPGKPSPTLLERLFGAKE; the protein is encoded by the coding sequence ATGAATCCACATGACGATCAGTTTGGCAGGCGAGTGGGAGCGCCAATCTCGAGTCAACCTCGTCCACTGACGCCGCCGCCACGTGATTATTCCGGCTCGCAAGCTGCTGCCGCCAATGTTATTCGTGATCAAATCAATGCTATTTACGGCGGTCGCGGCACCGAATCAACGCCACACACCACACCGGTGGTTCAACCGCGCCCTATAGAGCAGCCACATCCAGAACCGACCGAGCGCACCACTGTCACGCCGCCACCGCGCACGCCAAGCCCGCACGCCCTGAACACCGCGCCACCGGCAGCACAACCGACCCAGCCGATTGCAGCGTTATCTCCCGCTCATCCCGCTCACATCACCGAGTCACCCCAGCCCCAACCAGCGAACAAGTCAACGGACAAGCCCACCGCCGCGCCACCAACCACACAGCCGCAACCGACCGCCCCGGCAAAAACTCCCACTCATCAGCCGCAAATCACCGCCGATCAGTGGAAGCAGTACCACAGCTCGTGGCAAAAATATTACCAGATGTACTACGAGCGCTATTATGCCTCGCACCTTGATCAAAAGCAACAGGAATTTGACCGGCTGGTCAAGTCTGCTCGCGACGCCAACACCGCCGCCGCGCCGGCCATGACCGATATGTTGTCCGCCCAAAGCCCCATCAAGCGCCTCCGTGCCCAGATCCAGCAGACCGTCCGCGACAAGGCCAAAAAAGTCACCAAATCACGCCACTTCATCCCGGCACTAGCGGGCGTACTGGTGCTGCTAGCGTTCGTCTTTTTGCAGTACAACCGCGTTCTGTTCGGTATCGCCGCTGCCTACACCACCCCGGGCAATGTTGATCCACAAAACATCATCGTCAATCCAGCCAGCAACGCCGCTGTCGGCCCCGACCCACGGCTGATCATCCCCAAGCTCAACGTTGATGTACCGGTCATTTATGGCGTTAACGCAGCCGACCATAACGCTCAAATGAAAGCAATGGAGAAGGGCGCTGCTCACTTCGCGATCGCTGGCGCTAACGCTGTGCCTGGCCAAGTTGGTAATGCCGTCTTCTCGGCGCACTCTTCTAACGATGCCTTCGCTGCCGGTGACTATAAGTTTGTCTTTGCCCAAAACGAAAAGCTCGTCAAAGACGACATCATCTACATGCACTACCAGGGCAAGCGCTACACCTACGCCGTCACCAAAAAAGAAGTCGTCCTGCCAAACGAGGTCAGCCGTATCCAAATTCAAACCGATAAGCCGATGCTCACTTTGATCAGCTGTGTACCGCTTGGCACCGCCGAAAAACGCCTGCTGGTCTTTGCCGAGCAAATCAGCCCCGACCCATCTGGTGCTACCAAATCGACCGAGCCAGTCACCACTCGATCCGCCGCTATCCCGGGTAAGCCATCGCCAACACTGCTTGAGCGATTATTCGGCGCCAAAGAATAA